In Oryza sativa Japonica Group chromosome 3, ASM3414082v1, one DNA window encodes the following:
- the LOC4334219 gene encoding dof zinc finger protein 4-like codes for MIQELLGGTTMDQLKGASALNHASLPVVLQPIVSNPSPTSSSSTSSRSSAQATQQRSSSATSSPHGQGQGGGAAEQAPLRCPRCNSSNTKFCYYNNYNLTQPRHFCKTCRRYWTKGGALRNVPIGGGCRKPRPMPAPVAKPPMSCKAAPPLGLGGGPVSWASGQQAATAHLMALLNSARGVQGHGGSNVHRLLGLDTMGHLQILPGAPNGAGAGTAASLWPQSAPRPVTPPPPHMDSQLGMGTLGHHDVLSSLGLKLPSSASSSPAASYYSDQLHAVVSNAGRPQAPYDVATASLPCTTAVTSLPSALSSVSAAAPTSNTVGMDLPPVSLAAPEMQYWNGPAAMSVPWPDLPTPNGAFP; via the coding sequence ATGATCCAAGAACTCCTTGGAGGGACAACCATGGACCAGCTCAAGGGCGCCAGCGCTCTGAACCACGCCTCCCTGCCGGTGGTGCTGCAGCCTATCGTGTCCAACCCGTcgcccacgtcgtcgtcgtcgacgtcgtcgcgCTCGTCGGCGCAGGCGACGCAGCagaggtcgtcgtcggcgacctCGTCGCCGCACGGGCAGGGGcagggtggcggcgcggcggagcaggcGCCGCTGCGGTGCCCGCGGTGCAACTCGTCGAACACCAAGTTCTGCTACTACAACAACTACAACCTCACCCAGCCGCGCCACTTCTGCAAGACGTGCCGCCGGTACTGGACCAAGGGCGGCGCGCTCCGCAACGTCCCCATCGGCGGCGGGTGCCGCAAGCCGCGCCCCATGCCGGCGCCGGTCGCCAAGCCGCCCATGTCTTGcaaggccgcgccgccgctcggcctcggcggcgggccAGTGTCCTGGGCCTCCGGGCAGCAGGCCGCCACCGCGCACCTCATGGCGCTGCTCAACAGCGCCAGGGGAGTGCAGGGCCACGGCGGCAGCAATGTCCACCGGCTTCTTGGGCTGGACACCATGGGTCACCTCCAGATCCTGCCAGGCGCTCccaatggcgccggcgccggcacggcggcgtcgcTCTGGCCACAGTCCGCGCCGCGGCCGGtcactccaccgccgccgcacatgGACTCCCAGCTCGGCATGGGGACGCTGGGCCACCACGACGTGCTGTCGAGCCTCGGCCTCAAGCTgccctcgtcggcgtcgtcctcgccggcggcgagctactACAGCGACCAGCTGCACGCGGTGGTGAGCAACGCGGGGCGCCCCCAGGCGCCGTACGACGTCGCCACCGCGTCCCTCCCTTGCACCACCGCGGTGACCTCACTCCCGTCGGCGCTGTCGagcgtctccgccgccgcgccgaccagCAACACGGTCGGGATGGACCTGCCACCCGTGTCGCTCGCCGCGCCGGAGATGCAGTACTGGAATGGCCCGGCGGCGATGTCGGTGCCGTGGCCGGACTTGCCCACTCCCAACGGCGCGTTCCCATGA
- the LOC4334220 gene encoding serine/threonine-protein kinase Aurora-3 isoform X2 — protein MEKPEWSMDDFEIGKYIGEGKFGKVYLAREKQSGYVVALKVTFKAKLDKYRFHAHLRREIEIQHGLDHPNVLRLFAWFHDAERVVLVLEYAARGELYKLLRTVRRFSERTAATYVASLAGALAYCHKKQVIHRDIKPENLLLDIEGRLKIADFGWAVRSNAKRHTLCGTIDYLAPEMIEKKAHDHAVDNWTLGILCYEFLYGSPPFEAAEQDDTLRRIVKVDLSFPSTPYVSADAKDLICKLLVKDSNKRLSLDDIMKHPWIVKNADPSGSCSDQKART, from the exons ATGGAGAAGCCGGAGTGGAGCATGGACGACTTCGAGATCGGCAAGTACATCGGCGAGGGCAAGTTCGGGAAGGTCTACCTCGCCCGCGAGAAGCAG AGCGGCTACGTGGTGGCGCTCAAGGTGACATTCAAGGCGAAGCTGGACAAGTACAGGTTCCACGCGCACCTGCGGCGGGAGATCGAGATCCAGCACGGCCTCGACCACCCCAACGTGCTCCGTCTCTTCGCCTGGTTCCACGACGCCGAGCGCGTCGTCCTCGTGCTCGAGTACGCCGCCCGTGGGGAGCTTTACAAGCTCCTCCGCACCGTCCGCCGCTTCTCTGAGCGCACCGCTGCTACT TATGTTGCCAGCCTTGCCGGTGCACTAGCATACTGTCATAAGAAGCAAGTTATCCATCGGGACATCAAGCCAGAGAATTTACTCCTTGATATTGAG GGCCGACTTAAAATTGCAGATTTTGGATGGGCGGTTAGATCAAATGCTAAACGACACACACTTTGTGGTACAATTGATTACCTGGCACCTGAAATGATAGAGAAAAAGGCTCATGACCATGCTGTTGACAACTGGACTTTAGGAATCTTGTGCTATGAGTTCTTATATGGGTCAccaccttttgaagcagcagaACAGGATGATACATTGAGGAG GATAGTTAAAGTGGATTTGTCGTTCCCCTCAACTCCTTATGTTTCTGCAGATGCTAAGGATCTCATTTGCAAG CTTTTGGTGAAGGATTCAAACAAGAGACTTTCTCTTGATGacataatgaaacatccatGGATTGTGAAGAATGCAGACCCATCAGGGAGTTGTAGTGACCAAAAGGCTCGCACATAA
- the LOC4334220 gene encoding serine/threonine-protein kinase Aurora-3 isoform X1 yields the protein MEKPEWSMDDFEIGKYIGEGKFGKVYLAREKQSGYVVALKVTFKAKLDKYRFHAHLRREIEIQHGLDHPNVLRLFAWFHDAERVVLVLEYAARGELYKLLRTVRRFSERTAATYVASLAGALAYCHKKQVIHRDIKPENLLLDIEGRLKIADFGWAVRSNAKRHTLCGTIDYLAPEMIEKKAHDHAVDNWTLGILCYEFLYGSPPFEAAEQDDTLRRIVKVDLSFPSTPYVSADAKDLICKVKFVVLIIPIVYVTLKWVELLSFELRVRMQLLVKDSNKRLSLDDIMKHPWIVKNADPSGSCSDQKART from the exons ATGGAGAAGCCGGAGTGGAGCATGGACGACTTCGAGATCGGCAAGTACATCGGCGAGGGCAAGTTCGGGAAGGTCTACCTCGCCCGCGAGAAGCAG AGCGGCTACGTGGTGGCGCTCAAGGTGACATTCAAGGCGAAGCTGGACAAGTACAGGTTCCACGCGCACCTGCGGCGGGAGATCGAGATCCAGCACGGCCTCGACCACCCCAACGTGCTCCGTCTCTTCGCCTGGTTCCACGACGCCGAGCGCGTCGTCCTCGTGCTCGAGTACGCCGCCCGTGGGGAGCTTTACAAGCTCCTCCGCACCGTCCGCCGCTTCTCTGAGCGCACCGCTGCTACT TATGTTGCCAGCCTTGCCGGTGCACTAGCATACTGTCATAAGAAGCAAGTTATCCATCGGGACATCAAGCCAGAGAATTTACTCCTTGATATTGAG GGCCGACTTAAAATTGCAGATTTTGGATGGGCGGTTAGATCAAATGCTAAACGACACACACTTTGTGGTACAATTGATTACCTGGCACCTGAAATGATAGAGAAAAAGGCTCATGACCATGCTGTTGACAACTGGACTTTAGGAATCTTGTGCTATGAGTTCTTATATGGGTCAccaccttttgaagcagcagaACAGGATGATACATTGAGGAG GATAGTTAAAGTGGATTTGTCGTTCCCCTCAACTCCTTATGTTTCTGCAGATGCTAAGGATCTCATTTGCAAGGTAAAATTTGTGGTATTGATTATACCTATTGTATATGTTACACTAAAATGGGTTGAACTTTTGAGTTTTGAGCTTCGAGTTCGTATGCAGCTTTTGGTGAAGGATTCAAACAAGAGACTTTCTCTTGATGacataatgaaacatccatGGATTGTGAAGAATGCAGACCCATCAGGGAGTTGTAGTGACCAAAAGGCTCGCACATAA
- the LOC4334221 gene encoding protein TUNICAMYCIN INDUCED 1 isoform X1 — translation MASSSSPLPLLCLLLLMLLPSPSSSASFSFATASSNASLSTFSDSDPEPELAREPTFLEEVIDAVSEKYDWDPDAEVRVWPLDADAARVGAVQRYEFRARAGSASALVRLADESVEWRHPAAPAVEEVDGPDGLDVVPGDGALGFRPGVRDVDLVGPVEVRVASGGDGGSIELQLPSRNATYAGLKRVIVAAGVALKVIGAQKVIFTHPHSIGLLTNGSLLASNNDPSRIWPLSYATCAPILQVSVVGSVMIVVNESNVLGRRRSHDTVELLSEKCEVDVANRLISVCVFCSISSRLPRLDKILKTWFSNKTQDSKSMQFIQAKVTSIPLIKFRLELERDITEEDGIWENISKWKTVPMVQRVALDVVAKVEEEGRLKAMSVKKVKKPYPVVDASSWSSLTSNISFTKFMSFVLPPEPLTLDVKW, via the exons atggcttcctcctcctcgcctctgCCCCttctctgcctcctcctcctcatgctgctcccctccccctcctcctccgcctcgttcTCCTTCGCCACCGCTTCCTCCAACGCCTCCCTCTCCACCTTCAGCGACAGCGACCCGGAGCCGGAGCTCGCGCGGGAGCCTACTTTCCTCGAGGAGGTCATCGATGCCGTGTCGGAGAAGTACGACTGGGACCCCGACGCGGAGGTCCGGGTCTGGCcgctcgacgccgacgccgcccgggtCGGCGCCGTGCAGCGCTACGAGTTCCGCGCACGGGCGGGATCGGCGTCGGCGCTGGTGCGGCTCGCCGACGAATCCGTGGAGTGGAGGCaccccgccgcgccggccgtggaggaggtggatggGCCCGACGGGCTCGACGTCGTCCCCGGCGATGGCGCGTTGGGGTTTCGCCCGGGCGTGAGGGACGTTGACCTCGTCGGGCCGGTGGAGGTGAGGGTTGCAAGCGGCGGGGATGGTGGCTCCATCGAACTGCAGTTGCCGTCG CGGAATGCTACCTATGCAGGACTGAAGAGGGTAATTGTTGCTGCTGGCGTTGCATTGAAGGTTATTGGTGCGCAGAAAGTTATCTTTACCCATCCTCACAGTATAGGTCTTTTAACAAATGGAAGCCTATTGGCTAGTAATAATGATCCAAGTCGAATATGGCCTCTCAGCTATGCAACTTGTGCTCCGATACTTCAAGTCAGTGTTGTAGGATCAGTCATGATAGTTGTTAATGAAAGCAATGTGCTTGGGAGGCGGAGATCACATGACACTGTGGAGTTATTATCAGAAAAATGTGAAGTGGATGTAGCAAACCGGTTGATCTCAGTTTGTGTGTTCTGTTCAATTAGTTCAAGACTGCCAAGGCTAGATAAAATCTTGAAGACTTGGTTTAGCAATAAAACTCAGGATAGCAAATCAATGCAGTTTATCCAAGCTAAAGTGACATCAATACCTTTGATAAAATTCCGTTTGGAGCTTGAGAGGGACATCACTGAAGAGGATGGCATCTGGGAAAATATTTCCAAGTGGAAAACAGTACCTATGGTCCAGCGCGTCGCACTTGATGTTGTAGCTAAGGTTGAAGAAGAAGGCAGGCTGAAGGCTATGTCAGTGAAGAAGGTTAAAAAACCTTATCCAGTAGTGGACGCTTCTTCTTGGAGCAGCTTGACTTCAAATATTTCTTTCACAAAGTTCATGTCTTTCGTTTTGCCACCAGAACCGTTGACACTGGATGTGAAGTGGTGA
- the LOC4334221 gene encoding uncharacterized protein isoform X2: MASSSSPLPLLCLLLLMLLPSPSSSASFSFATASSNASLSTFSDSDPEPELAREPTFLEEVIDAVSEKYDWDPDAEVRVWPLDADAARVGAVQRYEFRARAGSASALVRLADESVEWRHPAAPAVEEVDGPDGLDVVPGDGALGFRPGVRDVDLVGPVEVRVASGGDGGSIELQLPSD; this comes from the exons atggcttcctcctcctcgcctctgCCCCttctctgcctcctcctcctcatgctgctcccctccccctcctcctccgcctcgttcTCCTTCGCCACCGCTTCCTCCAACGCCTCCCTCTCCACCTTCAGCGACAGCGACCCGGAGCCGGAGCTCGCGCGGGAGCCTACTTTCCTCGAGGAGGTCATCGATGCCGTGTCGGAGAAGTACGACTGGGACCCCGACGCGGAGGTCCGGGTCTGGCcgctcgacgccgacgccgcccgggtCGGCGCCGTGCAGCGCTACGAGTTCCGCGCACGGGCGGGATCGGCGTCGGCGCTGGTGCGGCTCGCCGACGAATCCGTGGAGTGGAGGCaccccgccgcgccggccgtggaggaggtggatggGCCCGACGGGCTCGACGTCGTCCCCGGCGATGGCGCGTTGGGGTTTCGCCCGGGCGTGAGGGACGTTGACCTCGTCGGGCCGGTGGAGGTGAGGGTTGCAAGCGGCGGGGATGGTGGCTCCATCGAACTGCAGTTGCCGTCG GACTGA